The genomic stretch AATTAGATCTCTTTTTTAGAAATgattgtagattaattagaattataaggtgatttagaattgttttagaatttttaatttaatttagaatgattttagaatttaatctttgttaatatgttaaaattaatattttggataacagtttagaattgagattttcgattgtttaatattgttttgagttttaatttaatgatactTTCGTTAATTGTTTAAACTTTAGTTATTTGTTTTAGATTTAATATTTTATTGCAATTCTCTTGTTATTTCATGTTGATTTCAATTAATACCTAACATTTAACGATTAActctatttttttttatttccGCAATTAACATCTAACTCTTTTAAATTCCGCTTctaatatttatttttttgtatATTTACTTTACTTCGCTTTATGCTATATCATTGTACATTCTTCATCTCATCTTAAAATGAACCTAAAAATGATAAAAACTTAAAAGATACAAAAAGATTATAATTCTCATGccatcaattcaaaccaatttttttaaaacaaatagaactcctcgattcaaagtcgagcctATTTTAAAtgcctttgtaagtcgatcgcttgaaaaagcatcgccatcaacctcacatggcttactcttgggctttcttacaatgagacctattcggttttaattaatcgattaaatggattattcaccaaataaattcaattcattcacaagaatgcaaattttaaaacctcgatccgacatcgaaagttaaattaaaatacttaatcacatttaaaacaacacttcatttgaaaatgaaaagggggatggttttgagttttcaactcctctcctcgattatttgaatacgagttttcttactcggttagtcaaatggtcgtcgTTTCTAATCCACTTAAACATAAGCAAGTCAAACccttttataacaagaaaccaaaagggagataactttgagtcttcaatttttttctccgcgactatttgaatacaagttctcttacttggttagtcaaattattgtcgttcctctacaaacttctaaacccgattaaatcaaattattttcataataagctaaatgaaaagggagatgactttatgttttcaacttctctcctcaattgtttgaatacgagttctcttactcggtcagtcgaacaattgtcattttttcgcaacttaataaatcaatcaaagctatacgaaaaaggagatggtcttgagtttttaattcctcttctcaaatgcttggatataAGTTGTCTTACTTAGCCATTCGAGCACTTGTCGTTCATgctaaaatacatcaaccatacgcAAACTTATTTTCgtaatcactcagatgaaaaagaaagcggtctagagtcttctattccctttcctgattattaggatacgagttatcttactcgactatccgagtaatcgtcatccaaccaaaaacatctcaacataaccagtcaaacaaaatatccaacatattaatccaaccTGTCGCCCCCGTGTGATCAAAACTATTTTaaaaaagaacactatttaatcctttctagtgcgcacaacaaaccaatgcttaagcctccgccgagagtagacaagtcaacgtttagcctttaggatgcgatctaaacagttgttcattaaaaaactCTAACCAACCTTAGTTTCagaactacgaatgctctgatttccttattataccataaggatacgtaggcaggagattgttgtatcttcgcgagcacactaataaaaaacctcccctttccctttctgaggttctcatccatttctatttttaataacctaaagataaacaaacaaacataaattaacactcgaaacacactattgaactaaaaggttcccgttgagtacaacggacgtaaggggtgctaataccttcctcttacgtaatccactcccgaacccgaatatggttgcgatgaccattattccatttcctaaaggttttattgatattttcccatccctttgttgggataaataaagttcggtggcgactctgttcaaacgtaaatttttccgcgaccatcgcgaggaatcgtatttttcgagatgcgacagatggcgactctgctggggactagctccaagcaaaagagagtgaagcctaatttagtccagtttctgtattgtgtgttaatcttgtttgtttgcctgttattttttattctgctattattattctgtcataatttttatattgtgatttattgactatgtcttatttggggttctctggttggtgatactttgtgagataggctctccacccgagtctgagaaaaaccataagattaagttggtggttgcgtagtgggcgcccataaggagttttccttgttgggaagaaacgaagatcccgcctagaggagattctcttgaaatattgttgcccgacgagttttcgtcacgatgatagtattctcaagttgcatcaatgactctagggaccttttaacccattatatccggtagttatgtagtatttacctgAAAAGTCTCATACTTATtaggttaatacgaaagccccaatcatatgagatcccttgggcgtattactaccttacagtggtattcccaacctcgatctatgactctgagaaccttattagaaccttggactcgagagttgtgtagtatggGCCCACTAGGAGTTTTCCTCTTTGGGACCatacgaaggcctcacccagatgAAACTTTGTTTGGGGATGTTATTTGTAGATGAGTTTTCATCATGACAATAACTTTCCTAGATATtgattgatgactttgggaactTCTTACCTTTAGCATCCTCCCAAAAGGGTTTTGTTTGGTAACCAAGAGTACCCACTCACATGACCTATATATCAACCTACATGTGGCACGCATAATATCATTCATAGCATAgcattcatattattttatttccaaggaatatgagtatcatgagttgcaggaattcaagaaacatggaatcaagcaaaagaaacaTATACTCCTTCAAGTTCAATGATCCCGATCTGAAGAATCTACGTAACTTGGTTTCTCAGATGCACCCTGTATACAGAATCAACTTTGGAAAGAATTATGGCAATTTGCTTAGCATCCTTAATCAACAAGTGGACCATACAACCTTGATCACTTTAGCCCAATTTTATGACttacctttaagatgcttcaccTTCCAAGACTTCCAGCTAGCACCAACGTTGGAAGAATTCGAGCGTCTTGTTAGGATTCCTATGAAGGACAAGTCACTATTTGAAGGGACAAATGAATCTTTGCCCCTTGAGGTCATTGCTAGTGCGCTTCACATGGATGAAAAGGAAGCAAAGGACAACCTAGAGATCAAAGGGAATACCAAAGGGTTTTCACTAAGTTTTCTTTTGGAAAGAGCTCATACCCTGTTGAAGGCAGAAAGTTGGGATGCTTGTTACTCTGCTATTGCATTGGCTATCTATGGCATCGTCCTGTTCCCTAATATGGATGGTTTCGTAGACATGACTACCATTTGTGTCTTCCTTACAGGGAACCCAGTACCCACTTTGTTAGCCGATGTCTATTATCACATAAGTCATAGGTATACTAAGAAGAAGGGGttgattgcttgttgtgctcctttattGTATCAGTGGTTTCTAGAACATCTTCCGAAGACAAGTGCTTGGGTTGAACAGACAGATATTAGTTGGCCTCAGAGATTGGGATCACTCCGATCTATCTCTCTTGGTACTCCAAAGAATATATCAACGCAGACATCATATTCAGTTGTGGAGATTTCCCAAATCTACCGCTCattggaactcaaggatgtgtAAATGCTAATCTAGTTCTATCTCTCAGATAACTTGGCTACCCAATGGAAGGCCCTCCAGAGGAAAATtctttggaagctttcttgttACTTGACTTTGGGGTTGAGAATCCTAGCTTATTCCAGCGAATCAAAGAAGCTTGGAAGAATATCAATCGAAAAGGGAAAGCCGAGTTAGGGAAAGCAAATGGGATTACAAGAGAACCATATTTTCAgtgggtaaaggaaagggtgcaaataattaaaatgccatttgtcattcggacacctatacctcttcctgaacctaagctcacccatgtccctattgaagaaatggaggaactcaagaccaccatggcaaagctagaaaaagagaatgaagagctgCAGACAAAACTCCAACAAACCATCAATGAGAAAAATAATATGAAGTGGGAGCTTGAGAGAAAAGAGGCACAACTTCAAGCTCACGTGGAAAAGTTCAACAAGGAGGAGCATAAGAGAAAGAAGATCAAAGTGGGATTAGAACAGACTGATCATTGTTTGGATACTCTTAAGGGTCAACTACGACAAGCtcagaaagaatgtcaagacaatgagCATTGGTGGCATCTAGCCACAAAGGAGAATAAGACAATAAGGGATACACTTGGGGCTCAAATAAAAGAACTCACCAATTCTGTTCGTTATGCAAAAGCTGAAGTAGATCAGGAGCGCCGACTCAAGAAAATAGCCACTAAAGCTTCTAGGGTGTCACCCATGGTATGGGAGGAGAAGTGTCGAGAAGTAAGAGATTCCAGGGAGTCTGTAAGTTATTGGAAGAACCAGCTAGAGTCATTATGCCAGGACAGCTCCATATGGTTGAAAGAGCGAGACtatgtgattgaagattatgaatcctttaagaagaccatagaCTTCTTACAAGGAGATAGGGATAAGTTTCACGCAAAACTCGATGGGCTAGTAGGATTCTGTAATTGGGCAGCTAAGGAATTGCCATGGAGGTTGAGAGACGCAGTCGAAGAGTTGAAAGAAGATAGCACTCCTCCAGCCATAATCAATTTCGTCCTACTCTGCAAAGGGTTGTTGAAGAGATTTAATGAGGAACTAGAAGAGCTTCAGGCCAGAAAGCCAGCTGTTTAATTTGCTTATGTCTTGTATTTTGTTTCTTTAAACAAATGTACTTTTGAACTATGACTTTTTTGGACCTCTATGTTATGTATTGGAATGAATGACGTTTAAAAATTACTCCGTTATTGCTATTATAAGTTTTTTTGTTTCTTCGAATTACTAACAACTAATGAAGCTCGAATGACTCCCTggaaataaaatatgcataacatttgcatctTCATTATGCATCACACTTCATGAAAATCAAAAAACTTACGcaacc from Lathyrus oleraceus cultivar Zhongwan6 chromosome 7, CAAS_Psat_ZW6_1.0, whole genome shotgun sequence encodes the following:
- the LOC127102480 gene encoding uncharacterized protein LOC127102480, which codes for MESSKRNIYSFKFNDPDLKNLRNLVSQMHPVYRINFGKNYGNLLSILNQQVDHTTLITLAQFYDLPLRCFTFQDFQLAPTLEEFERLVRIPMKDKSLFEGTNESLPLEVIASALHMDEKEAKDNLEIKGNTKGFSLSFLLERAHTLLKAESWDACYSAIALAIYGIVLFPNMDGFVDMTTICVFLTGNPVPTLLADVYYHISHRYTKKKGLIACCAPLLYQWFLEHLPKTSAWVEQTDISWPQRLGSLRSISLGTPKNISTQTSYSVVEISQIYRSLELKDV